Genomic DNA from Paenibacillus donghaensis:
AAACCTCTTGTGCTGTAACGGCCTGCCTTCAGGCCGCTGCCTCTGCGGGTTTTCCTGACAATCCATCTGCGAACCAGCTTCTTGCGGACCTTGGCCCGCCGTACCAGCAGCAAGGGGCGTCTGCGGGCCGTTCTGCCGGAACGCTGCAATCTATGGCTCTTCTTCATTTAACTATTCCTCCTGTGCTGCCTGTCTTCTGAATTGCCCTTGGGGAGGATGCCCGGCTTAGCCAGGGCGCGGCAGGTATCCCCCTTTTCGGGCGGTTTAGTGAAATGCCGGTCATCATCCGGCACATGGCGCTCTGATAACCGCTCAGGACGCGAATGTTGTCACTCAGCTTGCGGGCTGTAAGCTCCGATTGCCCCGTCAGCTCGGCGATACTCTCCAGAATCGCCGCCAGCGCGGCCTGGCTGCGGGCAATGGAGCGGATCATCTCCAGCTTGACGGCGTGCTCGGAGTGCAGCCCGCCGCTCATTTGCTGTCATCCCCGAAGTTGAAACCATCGCCGCTCATGCCGCCAAACCCTTCGCCTTCGCCTCCGCCGCCATCCTCACCGCTGCCCAGTACCGCCTTAAGGTTGCTGTACAGCCCGTTCTCCAGCTTGGTCAGTCCCTCAACCATCTCCACGATCACCTCATGAATCGAAAGCGATTCCTTCAGCTGCTCTTCATGCGAATCGAACGCTCTAGCGTGGATATGATGCTGCGTCCACTGCTTCACCTTCTCCGCCTCCACCGCCTTGGCTTCCAGAATCATCGCGATATTCCACTGGATCACGGCGGTCGACTCCAGCATTTGCAGATAGGCCTTTTCTCTGCTCATCATCCGCCTCCTTACCACTTAGAAACCGGCTACTCTTCTTCCTGACCGTTGAGTTCCTTGATTACTCTGCCTACCCCTTCAGCCATCGCTTCTTCTAGATCGGCTAGTGCGTTTAAGTAAGCAATAATGTTCTTGTTTACTTGACCCGTACTTTCAATCATCCCGCTGATCCCGTCAAAATCAGGCTCCGCATCCGGCAGATCATGGACAATTTGCGACATACGGACAGCCACGTGGCGCTCGGCATCGAGAATCCGCGCCATCTGTTCGTGCGTATGGGCCATGTGCTGCAGGACTTTCGTTATTTTACTCTGCACCTTCATGTCTCCTTTGCTCAAACGCCCTGCTACAGCATATGCGGCAGGAGCATTGACGGTGCGGGGTTATGCAGTAAGTAGCGGAGACGGCTGAACCTTCCACGCATTTCGACCAGACCCCAATACAGACATCTAAAGTTCATAGGTCCAGGCAGGAAATTCTACCGCTAGTTCACGGCTAACCCCATCATGCTGAGAGTTACGGACCCCAGCGCCCTCCGTTGCTGACGCCACTATTGCGGGAATTACGGACTCCATGGCCCTAATATGCTCCAAACACCCTTCGATTCGGCGGTTTTGAGCTCAATATAGGCTATGCAGTCCCTTAGCGCCAACTAGCACTACTAAACACATGTCGCCCCCACCATGCATGCCCATTTGGACTTACATCAGAGTTTAGATGTTCATTACAGACCCTGTTACTTGAAATGGCGGATGGGGGAGGGAACAAAAAAGACGACCATTCATTCAAAAATAAAGAATGAAAGTCGTCTTTTTTACTGCTTCCACTTTTGTCACTCACAGAAGCGATGTGTTTCTCAGTGGCCCCGTAAGCACGAGGCGGCTCTATTCCTGTTCTTATCCTTACGGGGCTGTAATTCTACCTGTTGTTACAATATCATTTGCCGGTGTAATATAATTCGCCGCATCGGCTCCAGATAAGGTATA
This window encodes:
- a CDS encoding nucleoside-diphosphate sugar epimerase, giving the protein MQSKITKVLQHMAHTHEQMARILDAERHVAVRMSQIVHDLPDAEPDFDGISGMIESTGQVNKNIIAYLNALADLEEAMAEGVGRVIKELNGQEEE
- a CDS encoding restriction endonuclease subunit S, translated to MSREKAYLQMLESTAVIQWNIAMILEAKAVEAEKVKQWTQHHIHARAFDSHEEQLKESLSIHEVIVEMVEGLTKLENGLYSNLKAVLGSGEDGGGGEGEGFGGMSGDGFNFGDDSK